The Streptomyces sp. NBC_01353 genome contains a region encoding:
- a CDS encoding DUF6596 domain-containing protein, whose amino-acid sequence MNEALLRSLTPSVLGILVRRGADFAAAEDAVQDALVEAVRVWPVDLPRDPKAWLVTVAWRKFLDATRSDAARRRREGLVDEEPVPGPAPAVDDTLQLYFLCAHPSLTPSSAVALILRAVGGLTTRQIAQAYLVPEATMAQRISRAKRTVSGVRFDQPGDVATVLRVLYLVFNEGYSGDVDLAAEAIRLTRQLAAAIDHPEVAGLLALMLLHHARRATRTAPDGSLVPLAEQDRSRWDTRAIAEGVEILQAALARDRLGEYQAQAAIAALHADAPTAEETDWVQIVEWYDELTRLTDSPVVRLNRAVAVGEADGPRAGLAALEELHDSLPRYAAVAAYLHERDGDPATAARLYAEAARKAPNLAERDYLTRKAARLNTSRRR is encoded by the coding sequence ATGAACGAGGCGCTGCTCCGGAGCCTCACACCGAGCGTGCTCGGAATCCTCGTCCGCCGCGGAGCCGACTTCGCGGCGGCCGAGGACGCCGTGCAGGACGCGCTGGTCGAGGCGGTCCGTGTCTGGCCTGTCGACCTGCCGCGGGACCCGAAGGCCTGGCTGGTCACCGTGGCCTGGCGCAAGTTCCTCGACGCGACCCGGTCGGACGCCGCCCGCCGCCGGCGTGAGGGCCTCGTCGACGAAGAGCCGGTGCCGGGGCCCGCGCCCGCGGTGGACGACACGCTCCAGCTCTACTTCCTGTGCGCCCACCCGTCGCTGACCCCGTCGTCCGCGGTCGCCCTCATCCTGCGTGCCGTCGGTGGGCTCACCACCCGCCAGATCGCCCAGGCCTATCTGGTGCCCGAGGCGACCATGGCGCAGCGCATCAGCCGTGCCAAGCGCACTGTCTCCGGCGTGCGGTTCGACCAGCCCGGCGACGTCGCCACCGTGCTGCGCGTCCTCTACCTGGTCTTCAACGAGGGCTACTCCGGTGACGTCGACCTCGCCGCCGAGGCCATCCGGCTCACTCGGCAGCTCGCGGCAGCGATCGACCACCCCGAAGTGGCGGGGCTGCTCGCCCTCATGCTGCTCCACCACGCCCGGCGCGCCACCCGGACCGCGCCCGACGGCAGCCTGGTGCCGCTCGCCGAGCAGGACCGCAGCCGGTGGGACACCCGGGCCATCGCCGAGGGCGTCGAGATCTTGCAGGCGGCCCTCGCCCGCGACCGGCTCGGTGAGTACCAGGCGCAGGCCGCCATCGCGGCGCTCCACGCCGATGCGCCGACCGCCGAGGAGACCGACTGGGTGCAGATCGTCGAGTGGTACGACGAGCTCACGCGGCTGACCGACAGCCCGGTCGTCCGGCTCAACCGCGCGGTGGCCGTCGGCGAGGCCGACGGACCGCGCGCCGGGCTGGCTGCGCTCGAGGAGCTGCACGACTCACTGCCGCGCTACGCCGCGGTGGCGGCGTATCTCCACGAGCGCGACGGCGACCCGGCGACAGCGGCACGGCTGTACGCCGAGGCGGCCCGAAAGGCACCCAACCTCGCCGAGCGCGACTACCTGACACGCAAGGCCGCCCGTCTCAACACCAGCCGCCGTCGCTGA
- a CDS encoding lamin tail domain-containing protein codes for MSASSTARRVAATALAAGAIVSATALPAVAAHDGDRHRQQSRVEISRVQADSPGRENRSNRSLNAEWVEITNNSRRAVNLDGWTLRDNDGNRYRFRDVRLAGRATIRIHTGEGRDTRTDLYQDRRDYVWDNRSDKATLRDDRGHTVDTKSWGNHHHRR; via the coding sequence ATGTCTGCTTCTTCGACCGCCCGCCGCGTCGCGGCGACCGCGCTGGCCGCCGGCGCCATCGTCTCCGCCACCGCGCTGCCGGCCGTCGCCGCTCACGACGGCGACCGCCACCGCCAGCAGTCGCGGGTCGAGATCAGTCGCGTGCAGGCCGACAGCCCTGGACGTGAGAACCGCTCCAACCGGTCGCTGAACGCCGAATGGGTCGAGATCACGAACAACAGCCGCCGCGCTGTGAACCTGGACGGCTGGACCCTGCGTGACAACGACGGCAACCGCTACCGGTTCCGCGACGTCCGCCTCGCCGGCCGCGCGACCATCCGCATCCACACCGGTGAGGGCCGCGACACCCGCACCGACCTCTACCAGGACCGTCGCGACTACGTGTGGGACAACCGCTCCGACAAGGCCACCCTGCGCGACGACCGCGGCCACACCGTCGACACCAAGTCCTGGGGCAACCACCACCACCGCCGCTGA